The window tatgATACATTGCAAGCCACACACAAGtatgtatgtgcgtgcgtgtgtggccGCGTGCGCGAGTGTTtgtctttaaatggagagatatcAGAGGAGAACTTCCCCGTAAcggaaaacaggctccgccccgtcACAAAACACAGACTCTGCTTATCTTTTCCaattatacatttccacccaatatgtttgtgcttcaacattttcagcaggaagtttccctttttcatatgttcagatgtttaagctattgtcagcctatttcagctgttggcaACTATTTTCACCTATGTtcagctttttttaaaaatatttcagctatttccaaaCATTTTCAGCCATTTAGTTTTTAtctttcagcttcaagctttcagatcTTAGCATTCCAACgtattttcagcaggaaatgcattttctagttattAATAAATACGTTTTAGTGGTGAAAATTACAAGAAAGAGTGCTTTTTGAATGTAgacttttttactttatatcTTGAAACAGAGAGACTTGGTTGCATAACAGTCCACACAACTCATTTCGCCCAGACTTCTTTCCCAGATCCCTCATCTGAGCAAGTCTGGCCTCACAGGGCCAACAGTACCAATAACAACACACCCAAAAGACAAAATAAGACAACCACCAGTGAGACACCGAACCTTCGACACTTTTGGAACAAATAGCAGAAATACATATTTCTGAAAACCCAAAATGAGCTGTAATTTTTACCCCTATAAAACATAAAGAGTCCTTGAACTGAGGAAGCGTTGCTGCAGGtaataacttcaataaataatgaaaataccACCCTCTAATGGTGATGCTTCAGTATTACAGCAAGGTGTTTTTACAGTTTAGAGTCATCACaatttaaactagaatgggcactcggtagagcgcataacttcgcatatcacaagattgggcattgaattatgaacatgttggcattagttgcatgccaattggataaaaatttaccgcggTAAAGGTAGGTTagggctatggtaaaaagaagatgttgaccttttcatgaccttgaccttgacctttgacccgatcgatcccaaaatctaatcaaatggtactcggataataaccaatcatctcaccaaatttcaatCAATTATCCCTTTTTCTATCCCTTGCCGTtggtatatattaatataaaggtTGAAGCCATTTTATCCTCACAGTAGCTGCAGGCTTTACATGCGGGAATACCACTATTATGATCTTTTGATTAGAACTACTTAACATTGTGCTGTACTCTTTACTTTGATCTTGATCAAATCCACCACCCAACAACATCTAATTATTTTCTTCCGTGTCTTGAagatgaaaaatgtcctaaatgcAGGTTTGAAGGAGCAGTCAGAACTAAACTGGTTTAGCAACTCTTTAGTGTTTCTGTCTTTTGTCTTTGTTCATATGTTACAACAATAGAGATGACCTACCACCTCAGACATTGTAAATATGTGAGTCTATTTGGGTTAAGTTAAGTTACGCCTTTCATTGTTCAGATTTATAGTTTCGATTTTGAAGAAACGTGattacgaactattcatacattctgtcatattcattgaatgtgttttaactctaaatctgtccttctgtacacatgacatctattacacctgtccatcctggagagggatcctcctctgttgctctcctgaaggtttcttcccttttttccccgtgaagggttgtttgggagtttttcctgatccgaatccaatgtgaggttttgggactgggatgtcaatatgtacagattgtaaagcactccgagacaaatttgtaatttgtgaaatagggctatacaaataaactgaattgaattgaattacctaACTAAGCTGCGGTCACGTGAGCCGCCGCTTGAAATGTAATGCACCTCTCTTCATGGTGTTACGGTACGAGGGCTTGTACGGCCGAAAAGCACGGAGATGCACCCATTTTCCAGCAATAATCTCTCCGCTTTCATATTACAAGTCCAAAACAACATTATAGACCCAAAAAAAACTATTTgacattatattaaataatatgatAGGGAAAATCAAAGGTAAAGTCACCTTAAAAGAAATGATAtttataatctttttttaaagcagattattaaaagtatatatacaaatgacaCTGCTTTGTTGTTATTGATGTCCTCTGCTGTGCccatgattattatttataataaaataagtgattattattattattattattattattatttccatgaAATATTACTGTGCAGTTCTTCAGAAAATCAAACAGGTACAGACATGGACCTTTGTATCACCGTTCTTTGACTAAACTGATGTAGTCATTTGAAAGTCGTGATTAAGTACGGGTGAAGTAAACTCTGTGACCCCATCTTTAGTTCCGGTTCGTCCTCATTCATTTCATGATAAATGAAACTCATTCATTTCATGAGAAATGAAACTCCCTCAGCATATATAAACCCTGCCACAGCAGCAGGCTCGTCGCCAGTAGACTCCAGACTACAGACAGACATGGGACTGTGTGAGTATCACTGTTCCTTTCACGATACACACGTATTATTGTCACGACACTTCTacttatatacttttattataaAACCACAGCACATGACTCTGATTATACCAGATGAAGTATAAATGTTGATTTCGTTTCTCATCTTGTGTTTCAGTATCATTCCTGGCTATTGGAGGAGGCGCAGGTAAGACTTTGAACATCCTTTATGAAATAACTGGGCTTACTTTTCCCTCtcatttgatctgttttattgtaaatacaGTATCCGATTTTAAAGTGGCGTTGACAAAGTAGCACTTAACAACACATGGTGGTCCATGTGCAGCGGTAGCTGTGGTCGGGGCTCCTATTCTTCTGGGGGCCGTCGGCTTCACCACCGCTGGGATAGCAGTAGGCTCCTATGCTGCGGGGATGATGTCGACTGCTGCTGTCGCTAACGGGGGAGCGGTGGCCGCCGGGAGCACCGTGGCTGTTCTGCAGGCAATAGGTAAGCACcgttaattgtttttattaatgaatTTATTCATTTGAATCGTGTGGTTTTAACTGTTGTATCACAATGGTAATTTGGCATTGTCATAATATAATGGTTAGCTTTGGGAATACAGTGTGAGGTCGACTTTAATGTACTGTGTATGATATCAAGATGTTAGTGTTTCCTGTCTGTAGCCCCAGAATCCTGACGTCATATTCTTGTTGCAGGTGCAGCTGCCAATGTGGTTGCAGCCAGCGCGGGAGCAGGAGTCGGAGGAACTTTGGTCGGACTGGCTGCGATTATTTGAAATTCATGAAGGAAAAATGTCAATTTTTGCCAATTGGAAGGTAATTGTGACAACTTACATGTTTTGGTCAATAAATATGTGAACCATCAGTGGGTCTTCTGTACGTGTGTTCCTCATCAGGTCTTGTGGTGGCAAATGTACCTTACCGGCTGTTGAGTCTCTTTATTGTATTggaactagggatgcaccgatattcccattatcggttctgatcggcgttctcaaaacggccgatcagatgacgtaacatctgcgagaactatcagacgtttcaatcgccgggcgcaccgcaacggagacgatgcgcccggcgagggccgcagaggtcagaggtccacgaggggatcctcacgcaccgagcggcgtccccgtcccccgagttgaatctctgggtcaactcagccgacactcacatgtctgagcccctatagactgatgtttaCGGTAAACGCATTTGATCGGGAGCGCGctagggttttgataacgttagcggaaggatttaagtgacaacatccggttttgcaaagttagcggaaagaaccacgtgaaacaacatccgtttatcaaaataagatgtcgacaaaccatacactaacatataaaagtaaacaatgaactgattttggatctttatagatcgtttctgagatttagcttaaattatgctaacatttttaaaaaagtactgtaccaaggaagagtttataaaaaagaagtcagacttttgtatgttaaaaaaagtcctgtaaatagatttccccaagagttccaggaaatgaaagatgcagatgtgttccatacatatctgaaatcccctacaatagcaattaaacaattttaatgtatcaattaggacatttttcaaagtaaaagtcctaaatgtttaaagaaatcggtaatttcttaaatgtttgaggtgctttatatatgtatttcctcatagtcttcggcaataatgctacacaataaatagaatgcttcaatcgactcggcGATCGGGATTATCGGTGATCgacagatactgatttcggtgatcggtattatcggtgatcggcagatactgatttcagtgatcggtgatcggcactaaaaacctgatcggtgcatctctaattggaACGTCTTGCTTTAGGCAATGGCAGACAACAGAAATGCCAGGTTGATCGTGGTCACAAGAAAATGTTCACATAAATACTTATTACTTTACAACAGCTACTACTTTATTACTGAACAAAGGGTATTATGCAGCTGACCCATGAGTCACCCAATGCAGGCATTGTTGCACAATAACAGCTTGTCTACCAGTTCACTAAAATcagaatatataatacaaataagaaTATAACATTGTGATTAAATTCCACCAAAAGGAACTGTGAGTAAATTAACAGACCACACAGTTAAGTGTGGTCTGTAAAACCAAAACACGGAGCTGAACGATGCTATGAATCTTGTACAATGAGGAACCTTATAGTTCACACACAGTACTTGATCCATTGTTATGTCGTAATGAAAGCTGCTTTGCGGTAACAGCAAAAAACAAGTTTATTTAATATTGGAAAAACTCACGGTATGGCATGTCGAAAAATGTCATTAAGTCAGAAACACTCATAGATTTGTATCCATTTATTGCAATAAATGGAAATGCAGTTATaaccctctctctttttcctctctccgTATATCTACAGTTTGATTATTAGTTCCTGATCCAATGGTGGTGTTAATAATCCTATTGATATTAATAACTATATTGATATTAATAATTGTATTGATATAAATGATTTAGTTTTCCTACTTGCTAATAGCTACTCATGCTCTTGGGAGAACAGctatatgtgttttattttacattgcTTATCTTCTATTTATATTCCAATCAATTTATTACGAcactatttaatatatattttatgtacttttttaaaattattattattattatttattttttctcgaATTAAACTTGCATTTGCTAACGTATGACATAAAAATGTCATGGTATTGTAtgtcagggattcccaaagtgtggtgcgcgcacccctgggggtgcgcgagctgcctctaggtggtgcgcgagaggaaaaatgtaatggtggtctaatggtgtaataattaatattaaacattctcagggctctcaagtgtcatttcggtcttaactcacgcactcccgccacacatcgtatttcttacgctgaaaaaaactctcggctattaaatgtttgaatgcaggggtgctcaatacgtcgatcgtggtcgccgcagagctccgacgccggtctgcgcgcatcgggacggagcaaagaaaaagtcactgtTGTATGTcataaaatatctttaaaaagtcTGTAAAGTAGTCTCTAAAAAATGTCACAGTATAGTATGTCAGACCAAATGTCAAAAACATGCCATAAAAATGTAATCGTATGTCGTAGAAATGTCACAGTACACATGCATGACACGTCTACAATAAGCAAGTCACACCAAAACAATTAATTTCTGAGAAACTAAACACTAACGAGCAACAATGTTTACCTATAGTGGAGTTACAATCAGCATACATTCATCTGAATGGTATATGTGATTATTTCATTTGTGGatactgttaagttgtaatagtttattttgataacatctacagaggtcttatgttttaaattaatacatatagaaagatattataatagacaatattaaggagaatattgttatttatgtattatgaagcataggggtaatgtttactctatgcaaatgtaaatggcaagaattaatgtatgttgcatgagagtgactgtatgttagtattatagattgacgaagccggttgaattccgtgaaatgacttacaataacaagagacttttattgtgaaggtgactttaattgacaggaatcttattgtgaaagcgactgaaactacactccccaccctgcaggacttgtacaccaggaggtgcagaaccagagccggcaggatcatgaaggatcctcaccaccccaacaacagactgtttcagctgctgcggtcaggcaggcgcctccgtagtcacgctgcaagaacagagagactgagacggagtttctttcctcaggccatcaggactgtgaactccgacctcaccaggacccccacatagacccacacaactgccccttttaggcacacacacacacacacacttactgtaaatattgtgttgttttttattgtaaatagtgtgtacttgttgcccttgcacattcctgctgagcattgccactttcatttcactgcacaccctgtgtgtgtatgtgacaaataaaacatcttgaatcttgaatcttgaagtgACCGTTTGACCgaaaacaggaagagtatatgACTGCGTGTTTGTAGAGGGAACGTCCTCTTTCTCAGGTGAGCCCCGAAGGGAAGGTTGTGTGCGTCTCGGAAGGCGCAGAGAGCCTGCAGCCTTGACACGAGGAtagagcgcgttgaatgtttgattcacttttcttgccattaaatgttgataacttaatccatgcgtgtccggaagcctgttaatccaccatctgcgtagtgccccagttttgaggATACCTTACAATTTGGCGACCACGGAAGGCGAAATTGAGAAGGGCCGCCAGAGTTACAGGACTAAGGACGCGTTCCTGCGGTGAGTAGCCCGCGCTAAGCTATCGAACTATTTATGCCGTCAGAGCACGACGGAGGGCACAAGCCCGCCGGAGAGTTTAACAAGCAATCgacgctgtgtgtttgtgttttatatgtgtTTTTCCCAATCGCCTTTTGCATGTTCTGCGCGTTTAGTGGCATTTACGCGTGATAGTCGCCCACGTGTGGGCCGCGTGGTCGATCGAGCGCTTCGTGTTACTGATGTGAAGTCGTGTGTAAgattgggtgtgtttgtgtctttctgtagtGCGTTTGCACAGATGGTTGTCTCACGCTTTTCACGTGTAGTCTCTTTTCTGTTGTTCCTTGTGTTGTAGAGATTTTTCCACTCTCTTCACGTTTTTCCACGTGTTAtctcgtgtgtgttttgtgtgtgtgtggccttgttgttgtgtgaGTGGCCACGTGTGAGGCCATGTCGAGTGTGTGGCCTGTGTACTCCacaccaggtgtgtcgctgttgcaacagcgtttgtgtgtgtgcttcacgtTTATTTAGTGCAtgtttttgtcatattgtgcgCTCGTTGTTCGTTTTGTTTTGTGAGTAACACGTTTTTGTAGACAAGACTTGCGGCTAGTTGATGTATAACGTAAGCGTGGCGGCCGTCATTTTGAATTGTGTCGTAGTTACAAGATCATTAGACCGCATAAATCAGTGAGGTTGCTCGTGTAAGCGTGGCGACCGTCGTCGTGTTGAACGTGTCGCAGTTACAAAAGAGGACTCACTGAATACACTTGGAAGCGAGAAGTacagcgtgtttttgttttatgtttgtcctgtgttaaatccaccattttgaGTTAGATGAGAGCAAGGGACAGTTGGTCCTTTGTTCACCCACATGGTCGTTTGGGGgttgaatacatttacataagttAGGACGCCATTCCTCGTTGTTTAGCTGGTTAATGTGCGTTTGACCCTTGTCTGACATGTCCGCCATTGACAGCATTCATTTGCTGCAGCTTTATGTGGTGTGAGGGTTTTTGTTAGTGGGCGTTTGACCCTTGTTTGACATGTCCGCCATTGACGGAATTCTTACATTGCTGCAGCTTTTGTTTCGACGAGGTGTGAGAGGGTGCGTTATGTATTTTGTGTGCTGTATTCACcccaatttgcattttttttccctACTGCACTGCATCCACAAATTAGACACATAGTGTAGAATAAAATAGGATttttctgtgctctacatttacatttccttacatatattaagcctcagTACCTGATCCCCCTTAACAAGCAAGAAGTTGACTGCAGCATGCATCCACCTGggttttctgaatcaaaggttgtttcagaaaaaggagggatgggagatgcagagacagttgtggcgttcgaggagtgatcaggtctgactggcacacaagctttgcaaccaaacacttaacacattcacaggagcagactatcgcccagAGAGGAGATAGCAGAGTTAATGACGTGGCTTTGGagaatgtttgagaaatgaactaaccacagttaagtttttttttctttgagcaggttaccggagcccaccaggagccagtggactaagtccaggCGAATGGGGTGCTCTGGGGTCATTGCAAGGACCTCAGAGTGCCCTCGAtctgttttagggttcgagcacgagaaaggagggtgctggacgaatacctgcctgctatcagatcctagtaggatttgaatatttctatgccctagtcaagggccatagataggatcaattacatttatcataaccagtaaagataaatacttatttaaatatagaaattatgatatagacaatttttcattgtcaagtgtcacattctgtatagagctggcctagtggccgctgtgttgtgttgtgttttctcattctcttcaacagctacagcTGACGCGCCAGCATCGACCAttgtgtgctgactgcctgctgtgaggacctgccatgaggagctgcccacaggagcatcggacaccatcatcacccggctcagagactgaggagcagacggagccatcctgaggacccctgcgatgccattcggagcagaggagaggacgacgcagaggaagaagaacagatgacatcatgtggatatgcgaatCCACCGACGGACGGACGGACCGACAGCTcagccagtgaaaaccatgAGGAATAATATCTCCCCAGGGGCTGGGACGCCCGGGAGGTTTGAGACAGGCTCCAGAGAGACAAGGCTTTTCCgaccttttggatgacggcagagaaccactgcatgcaggtagctgcatgaaggccgagatccttgagaagtcctcagctgagattagtgagtgtgaattgctggtagacagttaactgcttgcagtctgtggacgcagtagttcattctccctcagctgagtgggacgatcgcaaccatcattgacaatggaactggagttgcagagcatgtatgcggagggactggattcacagggatgcacagatagacacttagtgcacacgttacatcaaccggaaccatcaggacagcaagatttttcacctgtgtgatgaatacattcacactgacacttcgtgttatttagtttccttgagaagcagggatgcaaggagggagtgatgttcttcttccacagggatgctgaatgataatgagtgcttattaaaatgttgtacaatgtttgtttacatagagggtcaaaataaaagggttATTACTtggttgtttatactattggataagtataaaaggagggattgttaagttgtaatagtttattttgataacatctacagaggtcttatgttttaaattaatacatatagaaagatattataatagacaatattaaggagaatattgtttatgtattatgaagcataggggtaatgtttactctatgcaaatgtaaatggcaagaattaatgtatgttgcatgagagtgactgtatgttagtattatagattgacgaagccggttgaattccgtgaaatgacttacaataacaagagacttttattgtgaaggtgactttaattgacaggaatcttattgtgaaagcgactgaaacCGGAAGTGACCGTTTGACCgaaaacaggaagagtatatgACTGCGTGTTTGTAGAGGGAACGTCCTCTTTCTCAGGTGAGCCCCGAAGGGAAGGTTGTGTGCGTCTCGGAAGGCGCCGAGAGCCTGCAGCCTTGACACGAGGAtagagcgcgttgaatgtttgattcacttttcttgccattaaatgttgataacttaatccatgcgtgtccggaagcctgtttctccaccatctgcagagtgcccagttttgagaataccttacaataCGAATAGGTAAGACAGTTAAATGACCAAATGAGCTTCATATGACGTTAGAGGTATGTCGCCCCCTGCTGTCAGAAATATGTATTTCAGCCACCATCAACTCTTATCCTAGctttttattctcattcttgACTGGGAGGGCAAGAGATTTAAAGTTATTTAACGTCTGCAAcctaattagttggaatgcttcagccccgtgtgcgtgtgtctttaaatggagagatatcagaggagaaccagcttcagagtttctcaggtcacatttaacccacaaacaaatatatcggcgcgttcggctgaatctttcctctctattgattctactattttggtgatttgatcatggttttttgacagggtttaacaaattattttgtagaaaatccactcagtgtttagatCTCGTCTATCCTAATAGATTACTGACTGAAGATTAATGTagactcataccaactaaattacttgGTTAGTAGCTGTATTTGTTTGTCACATTAGTTAAGAATGAACCTAGCTACTGTATAACGTACGTCCcttctttgtattactttattacttttttaattgtttataactttttaactttaatgaattatttttaactttgttattact of the Pseudoliparis swirei isolate HS2019 ecotype Mariana Trench chromosome 11, NWPU_hadal_v1, whole genome shotgun sequence genome contains:
- the LOC130202008 gene encoding interferon alpha-inducible protein 27-like protein 2B, which encodes MGLLSFLAIGGGAAVAVVGAPILLGAVGFTTAGIAVGSYAAGMMSTAAVANGGAVAAGSTVAVLQAIGAAANVVAASAGAGVGGTLVGLAAII